Proteins encoded by one window of Acuticoccus sp. MNP-M23:
- a CDS encoding heavy metal-responsive transcriptional regulator, protein MPLTIGQLAKDTGVTVDTIRFYERKGLLLPDDRTVANYRTYSAESLRRLKFIRKAQALGFTLEEVAELLTFGSSPESTAGDVLHATERKIEEQRKKIEQLSRLRDVLIELAAECDGEGPTEECPIINYFFDEDGNRLSDGHSEETIQKSRQLSS, encoded by the coding sequence ATGCCGCTGACGATCGGGCAACTCGCGAAAGACACCGGAGTGACTGTGGACACCATTCGTTTTTACGAGCGCAAAGGTCTGCTGCTGCCGGACGACCGGACTGTCGCGAACTATCGGACTTATTCCGCCGAATCACTGCGACGCCTGAAATTCATCAGAAAGGCACAGGCGCTCGGTTTCACGCTGGAGGAAGTTGCCGAACTCCTGACGTTTGGTTCCTCCCCCGAAAGCACGGCGGGTGATGTTCTGCATGCCACCGAACGCAAGATCGAAGAGCAGCGCAAGAAGATCGAGCAGTTGTCGCGATTGCGCGATGTCTTGATCGAACTTGCCGCCGAGTGCGACGGCGAGGGGCCGACGGAAGAATGCCCCATCATCAACTACTTCTTCGACGAAGACGGCAATCGCCTTTCTGACGGGCATAGCGAGGAGACCATTCAGAAATCCCGGCAGCTCAGCTCGTGA
- a CDS encoding four-helix bundle copper-binding protein — MTTHANTDACMTACMECLAACARCLDECIGSEAMAQCARLCRDCMVTCGACATLCASNSQNCGTLCRACAEICEACAAECEKHDSEHCQECARACRKCAEECRKLQ; from the coding sequence ATGACGACTCACGCCAATACGGACGCTTGCATGACGGCCTGCATGGAGTGCCTGGCCGCCTGTGCTCGATGTCTCGATGAGTGCATCGGCAGCGAGGCGATGGCGCAGTGCGCACGGCTTTGTCGCGACTGCATGGTCACCTGCGGTGCGTGCGCAACGCTGTGCGCGTCGAACTCGCAGAATTGCGGCACGCTGTGCCGCGCGTGCGCCGAGATCTGCGAGGCCTGCGCCGCAGAATGCGAGAAGCACGATTCCGAGCACTGCCAGGAATGCGCCCGCGCCTGCCGCAAGTGCGCCGAGGAATGCCGCAAGCTGCAGTAA
- a CDS encoding potassium channel family protein, giving the protein MTTAILLTAVLLLFSTSIHYATLRAVSAAIAARPDARYFGLLLSVGAITLAHVVEASLYAGGFWLGDDVFMIGSFKVEDEMGWMDYFYFSLVNFTTLGRGDIAPTDHQRFIAGIEAFNGFLLITASGSFILQVMRGKAPLSREW; this is encoded by the coding sequence ATGACCACCGCCATTCTCCTCACCGCTGTTCTTCTCCTCTTCAGCACCTCGATCCACTACGCCACTTTGCGTGCCGTTTCGGCCGCGATCGCCGCGCGGCCGGACGCCCGTTATTTCGGCCTGCTCTTGTCGGTCGGCGCGATCACGCTCGCGCACGTTGTGGAAGCGTCGCTCTATGCGGGGGGATTCTGGCTTGGCGACGATGTCTTCATGATCGGTTCGTTCAAGGTTGAGGATGAAATGGGGTGGATGGACTACTTCTACTTCTCTCTCGTCAACTTCACGACGCTCGGGCGAGGCGACATCGCACCGACCGATCATCAACGTTTCATCGCCGGCATCGAAGCCTTCAACGGCTTCCTGCTGATTACCGCGTCGGGCAGTTTCATCCTGCAGGTGATGCGCGGGAAGGCGCCGCTCTCACGAGAATGGTGA
- the ccmI gene encoding c-type cytochrome biogenesis protein CcmI, translated as MTFWLIAGGLALLCVWLLLQPALSKSPRALERRQSALAILEDQLAEVKRDAERAVLLSDDAAAAEVEIKRRMITLGKEAQRDASTSGRGLIVLTAVLVPVAGAALYLQLGRPDMPSVPIPERAEERQQLEDVTEVASRLRSQLESDPGSPTEGWVLLGRTYMRMGRFRDAADAFAEVIDRPDARTDTLSRYGEALVAAEAGTVTPKAAKAFERALELDPRNPAAIYYQSLAREQVGDVEGAFEALKNLLDAEDAFAPWMRSFVERANVLAARIGIAPLDLAAYGAPDATAPTSGPGPTAQQVEAAGRMSDEQRGEFIRSMVARLAKRLETEPDDLDGWLRLANAYTVLGEPDEARSAYLRAKDLLSALPQSDPRQKVVDEALATLGG; from the coding sequence ATGACCTTTTGGCTGATCGCCGGCGGGCTGGCGCTCCTGTGCGTCTGGCTGCTGTTGCAGCCGGCCCTTTCCAAAAGCCCGCGCGCGCTGGAGCGGCGGCAAAGTGCCCTCGCGATCCTTGAGGATCAGCTGGCGGAGGTGAAACGGGACGCTGAGCGCGCCGTTCTCTTGAGCGACGATGCCGCGGCGGCCGAGGTCGAGATCAAACGGCGGATGATCACGCTCGGCAAGGAGGCGCAAAGGGACGCATCGACGAGCGGGCGCGGGCTGATCGTCCTGACGGCAGTCCTTGTTCCCGTGGCAGGGGCGGCGCTCTACCTCCAGCTCGGGCGGCCTGACATGCCAAGCGTTCCGATTCCCGAGCGCGCCGAAGAGCGGCAACAGCTCGAGGACGTCACCGAGGTGGCGTCTCGCCTGCGCTCGCAGCTTGAAAGCGATCCGGGCAGTCCTACCGAAGGCTGGGTGCTGCTCGGCCGAACCTACATGCGTATGGGGCGGTTCCGCGACGCCGCCGACGCCTTTGCCGAGGTGATCGACCGGCCCGACGCGCGCACCGACACGCTGTCGCGCTACGGCGAGGCGCTCGTCGCCGCCGAGGCCGGCACGGTGACGCCGAAGGCCGCCAAGGCGTTCGAGCGAGCGCTGGAGCTCGATCCGCGCAACCCTGCGGCGATCTACTATCAGTCGCTCGCCCGCGAGCAGGTTGGTGACGTCGAGGGGGCGTTCGAGGCGCTCAAAAATCTGCTGGACGCCGAAGACGCGTTCGCGCCATGGATGCGCTCGTTCGTCGAGCGGGCGAATGTCCTTGCCGCGCGCATCGGGATCGCGCCGCTCGATCTTGCCGCCTACGGTGCGCCGGATGCAACCGCACCGACGTCGGGACCAGGGCCGACGGCGCAGCAGGTGGAAGCTGCCGGCCGCATGTCCGACGAGCAAAGGGGCGAGTTCATCCGCTCGATGGTGGCAAGGCTCGCCAAACGGCTCGAGACCGAGCCTGACGATCTCGACGGCTGGCTTCGATTGGCAAACGCCTACACCGTGCTCGGCGAACCGGACGAGGCGCGATCGGCCTACCTGCGCGCCAAGGATCTGCTATCGGCTTTGCCCCAGAGCGATCCTCGGCAGAAGGTTGTCGACGAGGCGCTTGCGACGCTCGGCGGCTGA
- a CDS encoding cytochrome c-type biogenesis protein CcmH produces MRGFVRLAAALLATLFLVSVAVAVEPDEILDDAQLEARARDISAEVRCVVCQNQSIDKSNAQMARDMRIIVRERLSAGDSNEEVFAYLVARYGDFVLFRPPFKATTAVLWLMPFALALIALVVGLSMFARRSRRRALPPPPLSAEEQRALDALRGAER; encoded by the coding sequence ATGAGGGGCTTCGTTCGACTCGCGGCGGCGCTCCTCGCGACACTGTTCCTCGTCTCCGTCGCGGTCGCGGTGGAGCCGGACGAGATTTTGGACGACGCCCAGCTTGAAGCCAGGGCGCGAGACATTTCGGCGGAGGTTCGGTGCGTGGTTTGCCAGAACCAATCCATCGACAAGTCGAATGCGCAGATGGCCCGCGACATGCGCATCATCGTGCGCGAGCGGTTGAGCGCCGGCGACAGCAACGAGGAGGTGTTCGCCTACCTCGTCGCGCGGTACGGCGACTTCGTGCTGTTCCGTCCCCCCTTCAAGGCGACCACCGCCGTGCTCTGGCTGATGCCGTTCGCGCTCGCGTTGATTGCGTTGGTCGTCGGCCTCAGCATGTTCGCTCGCCGCTCGCGCAGGCGGGCGCTTCCGCCGCCGCCGCTCTCGGCCGAAGAGCAGCGTGCGCTGGATGCGTTGCGGGGAGCAGAGCGATGA
- a CDS encoding DsbE family thiol:disulfide interchange protein has protein sequence MKRLLFVLPLIVVAGIGGFLLWGLNPDRDPSVLPSVLIDEPAPAFALPALEGAGVPGLSREDLVGTPGPVLVNVFASWCIPCRAEHAVLTRMVERDGVVLYGINYKDKPGEARAWLDELGNPYARIGSDYDGRAGIEWGLTGVPETFVVDAGGTVRLRHVGPIISDDQRERILGALEAARTTAPGLAAS, from the coding sequence ATGAAACGACTACTCTTCGTGTTGCCGCTCATCGTCGTCGCTGGGATCGGGGGCTTTCTCCTTTGGGGCCTCAATCCGGACCGCGACCCCTCCGTGCTTCCCTCGGTCCTGATCGACGAGCCTGCGCCGGCCTTCGCGCTGCCGGCTCTGGAGGGCGCCGGCGTGCCCGGACTGTCGCGCGAGGATCTCGTCGGAACGCCCGGGCCCGTCCTTGTCAACGTGTTCGCGTCCTGGTGCATTCCCTGCCGTGCCGAACACGCCGTGCTCACCCGCATGGTGGAGCGTGACGGCGTCGTCCTCTACGGCATCAACTACAAGGACAAGCCGGGCGAGGCGCGCGCATGGCTCGATGAGCTCGGGAACCCCTATGCTCGGATCGGGTCCGACTATGACGGGCGCGCCGGCATCGAATGGGGTCTCACCGGCGTCCCTGAAACCTTCGTCGTGGATGCCGGCGGAACCGTGCGGCTGCGCCACGTCGGCCCCATCATCTCAGACGATCAGCGCGAGCGCATTTTGGGCGCGCTCGAGGCGGCGCGCACGACAGCACCAGGTCTCGCAGCGTCATGA
- a CDS encoding heme lyase CcmF/NrfE family subunit — MIPEVGQFALSLALAVALVQSVLPIAGASTGHLRWMKSAEATSIAQVILLAFAFIALMRSFVVSDFTVLNVVENSSVLKPLIFKVAGTWGSHEGSLLLWTLILALFGASVALFGANIPLALKARTLSVQAWISVGFLSFMLFTSNPFERVFPPPLEGQDLNPLLQDIGLALHPPLLYLGYVGLSIVFSFAVAALIEGRGDPAWARWVRPWTLAAWAFLTGGIALGSWWAYYELGWGGWWFWDPVENVSFMPWLVATALLHSAIVSEKRDAFKSWTILLAILAFSLSLLGTFIVRSGLLTSVHAFAVDPERGVYILALLGIAIGGSLTLYALRAPDLKAGGLFAPVSRETGLIVNNLILSVATGTVLIGTLYPLFLEAVTGDKVSIGPPFYNTTFVPLMLPLVLVMGVGPFLSWKRADIAGVLDRLKFAFLVTVIAALAVWYFDTKGPVLAVIAVAFAVWLVTATVIEWADRVQLFRAPLPWSWRRARGLPRAAYGMTLAHLGLAIAIFGFVGSTAWQTETIVSAREGTTVTVAGFELRFDGVSVVQGPNYVSRMAEIAVTRDGEAVTTLRPERRAYPLASITTTEAAIRSRPMGDLLATISEPAAENAQGWTLRVVYQPLVGLIWLAAAMMIAGAIVSLSDRRLRVGAPRKVQPVVTRPAVVPAE, encoded by the coding sequence GTGATCCCAGAAGTTGGCCAATTTGCATTGAGCCTGGCGCTCGCTGTTGCTCTTGTGCAGAGCGTTCTGCCAATCGCCGGTGCCAGCACCGGCCATCTGCGCTGGATGAAAAGCGCCGAGGCGACATCGATCGCCCAGGTCATTTTGCTCGCCTTCGCGTTCATCGCCCTGATGCGCTCTTTCGTCGTCAGCGACTTCACGGTGCTCAACGTCGTCGAGAACTCTAGCGTCCTGAAGCCGCTGATCTTCAAGGTTGCCGGAACGTGGGGGAGCCATGAGGGTTCGCTCCTCTTGTGGACGCTAATCCTTGCGCTCTTCGGCGCCTCGGTCGCGCTGTTCGGCGCGAACATTCCGCTGGCCCTCAAGGCGCGGACCCTCAGCGTTCAGGCGTGGATCAGCGTCGGCTTCCTGTCCTTCATGCTGTTCACCTCGAACCCGTTCGAGCGGGTTTTTCCGCCTCCGCTCGAGGGTCAGGACCTCAACCCGCTGCTTCAGGACATCGGCTTGGCGCTGCACCCGCCGCTTCTTTATCTCGGCTATGTCGGGCTCTCGATCGTGTTTTCGTTCGCCGTGGCGGCGCTAATCGAGGGCCGCGGCGATCCGGCGTGGGCGCGATGGGTGCGTCCATGGACCCTGGCCGCGTGGGCCTTCCTCACCGGAGGCATCGCGCTCGGTTCTTGGTGGGCGTACTACGAGCTCGGCTGGGGCGGCTGGTGGTTCTGGGATCCGGTCGAGAACGTCTCGTTCATGCCATGGCTGGTGGCGACGGCGCTGCTCCACTCGGCGATCGTCAGCGAGAAGCGCGACGCCTTCAAGAGCTGGACGATCCTGCTCGCGATCCTCGCCTTCTCGCTCAGCCTCCTGGGAACCTTCATCGTGCGCTCGGGGCTTCTGACGTCCGTCCACGCCTTCGCTGTCGATCCCGAGCGCGGCGTCTATATCCTGGCGCTTCTCGGCATCGCCATCGGCGGCTCGCTGACGCTCTATGCCCTGCGCGCGCCGGACCTCAAAGCCGGCGGTCTCTTCGCGCCGGTCAGCCGCGAGACCGGACTCATCGTCAACAACCTCATCCTTTCGGTCGCGACGGGGACGGTGCTCATCGGCACCCTCTACCCGCTCTTTCTGGAGGCCGTCACAGGCGACAAGGTGTCGATCGGCCCGCCGTTCTACAACACGACGTTCGTGCCCCTGATGCTGCCGCTCGTCCTGGTGATGGGGGTCGGCCCGTTCCTGTCATGGAAGCGTGCTGACATTGCCGGCGTGCTCGATCGGCTGAAGTTCGCCTTCCTCGTCACCGTCATCGCGGCGCTCGCGGTCTGGTATTTCGACACAAAGGGGCCGGTGCTCGCCGTCATCGCGGTCGCCTTCGCTGTCTGGCTCGTCACGGCCACCGTCATCGAATGGGCCGACCGCGTCCAGCTCTTCAGGGCGCCGCTGCCATGGAGTTGGCGCCGCGCCAGGGGGCTGCCGCGCGCGGCATACGGCATGACGCTCGCCCACCTCGGCCTTGCGATCGCGATCTTCGGCTTCGTGGGATCGACGGCGTGGCAGACCGAGACCATCGTCAGCGCGCGCGAGGGGACGACCGTTACCGTCGCCGGTTTCGAGCTTCGCTTCGATGGCGTCAGCGTGGTCCAAGGGCCGAACTACGTCTCGCGCATGGCGGAGATCGCCGTCACACGTGATGGGGAGGCCGTCACGACGCTGCGCCCGGAGCGACGCGCCTACCCGCTGGCTTCGATCACGACCACCGAGGCCGCGATCCGCTCGCGGCCGATGGGTGATCTTCTCGCAACGATCAGCGAGCCGGCGGCGGAAAACGCACAAGGCTGGACGCTGCGCGTGGTCTACCAGCCGCTCGTCGGGCTGATCTGGCTCGCCGCAGCAATGATGATCGCTGGCGCAATCGTCTCGCTTAGCGATCGGCGCCTCCGGGTCGGTGCGCCCCGCAAAGTTCAGCCGGTGGTAACGCGCCCGGCCGTCGTCCCGGCGGAGTGA